Proteins from a genomic interval of Desulfofustis limnaeus:
- a CDS encoding molybdopterin-dependent aldehyde oxidoreductase has translation MIKKEIVVNGVFRRMVVDGEQSLASFIRENLGLTGTKVGCDQGQCGACSVLVDGKVTRSCAMKMKRVADGARITTIEGIGTPDHLHPLQMAWMAHGGAQCGFCTPGFIVSAKGLLDTNGDPTREEVREWFQKNSNACRCTGYKQLVDATMDAAKVLRGEMSADELAYKIPADGRIWGTTYPRPSALAKVTGTCDYGADLGLKLPADTLHLALVQAKVSHATILSIDTSEASLMPGVVKVLTHRDIKGKNRITGLITFPSNKGDGWDRPILCDEKVFQFGDAIAIVCAATQKQARAAAEKVKVEIEELPAYMSAPAAMAEDAIEIHPSTPNIYFEQRIAKGDETAPIFEKAAVVVEDDFYVGRQPHMPIEPDVGFAYVDENGKLVIHSKSIGLNLHLYMIAPGLGVEPEKMVMVQNPAGGTFGYKFSPTMEALVGAAALATGRPVFLGYDYFQQQTYTGKRSPFFINLRLAANKDGTLLGMESDWSVDHGPYSEFGDLLTLRGAQFIGAGYDIPHIRGLGRTVCTNHAWGSAFRAYGSPQSEFASEVLMDELAEKLGMDPLELRYKNVYRPGATTPTGQVPEVMSLPHLLDVLRPKYEAAKAQAKAASTAAVKRGVGISLGVYGSGLDGPDSAEVDAELNGDGTVTVFATWQDHGQGADMGVLATAHEALRPLDLAPEKINLVLNDTSRCPNGGPSGGSRSQVVIGRAIKAACDLLVAGMAKGNGYRSYDEMVADKIPTKYRGTWTAPATACDENGQGSPFACYMYGVFMAEVAVEMATGKTTVEKMTLVADIGKIANKLLVDGQMYGGLAQGIGLALSEDYEDIKKHSTMRGAGFPYIKQIPDDMELHYVEESRPEGPFGASGVGELPLTCPHAAIINGIYHACGVRITQLPALPEKVLAGLNR, from the coding sequence ATGATCAAAAAAGAGATCGTCGTAAACGGTGTATTTCGGAGAATGGTGGTCGATGGGGAGCAGAGCCTGGCCTCGTTTATCAGGGAAAACCTCGGTTTGACCGGCACCAAGGTCGGGTGTGATCAGGGGCAGTGCGGCGCCTGCAGCGTTCTCGTGGACGGCAAGGTGACCCGGTCCTGCGCCATGAAGATGAAGCGGGTGGCGGACGGGGCCCGGATTACCACCATTGAGGGAATCGGTACCCCCGACCACCTGCACCCGCTGCAGATGGCTTGGATGGCACATGGTGGCGCCCAGTGCGGTTTCTGCACGCCGGGCTTCATCGTGTCCGCCAAGGGGTTGTTGGACACCAACGGTGACCCGACCCGGGAAGAGGTACGGGAGTGGTTCCAGAAAAACAGCAATGCCTGCCGCTGCACCGGTTACAAGCAGCTGGTGGATGCCACCATGGACGCCGCCAAAGTGCTGCGCGGCGAGATGAGCGCCGATGAGCTGGCCTATAAGATCCCGGCGGACGGCCGGATCTGGGGCACCACGTACCCACGGCCGTCGGCGCTGGCCAAGGTCACCGGTACCTGCGACTATGGCGCCGACCTGGGTCTGAAACTGCCTGCCGATACCCTGCATCTGGCCCTGGTTCAAGCCAAGGTGTCGCACGCCACGATCCTTTCCATCGACACCTCCGAGGCCTCGCTGATGCCTGGCGTGGTGAAGGTACTGACCCACAGGGACATCAAGGGCAAGAACCGGATCACCGGCCTGATCACTTTCCCGTCCAACAAGGGCGACGGGTGGGATCGGCCGATCCTGTGCGACGAGAAGGTCTTCCAGTTCGGCGACGCCATCGCCATTGTCTGTGCCGCCACGCAGAAGCAGGCCAGAGCGGCGGCGGAGAAGGTCAAGGTGGAGATCGAGGAGCTGCCCGCCTATATGAGCGCCCCAGCGGCCATGGCCGAAGACGCCATTGAGATCCATCCCAGTACCCCCAATATCTATTTCGAGCAGCGGATCGCCAAGGGTGACGAGACCGCCCCGATCTTCGAGAAGGCCGCCGTGGTGGTCGAGGATGATTTTTATGTGGGCCGTCAGCCGCACATGCCGATCGAGCCCGACGTCGGATTCGCTTATGTCGACGAGAACGGCAAACTGGTCATCCATTCCAAATCGATCGGCCTGAACCTGCATCTTTACATGATTGCTCCGGGACTCGGGGTGGAGCCGGAAAAAATGGTCATGGTGCAGAACCCGGCCGGCGGTACCTTCGGCTACAAGTTCAGCCCGACCATGGAGGCCCTGGTCGGGGCCGCGGCACTGGCCACCGGCCGGCCGGTCTTCCTCGGCTACGACTACTTCCAGCAACAGACCTACACCGGCAAGCGCTCGCCGTTTTTCATCAACCTGCGATTGGCGGCGAACAAGGACGGCACACTGCTGGGTATGGAGAGCGACTGGTCCGTCGACCACGGCCCCTACTCCGAGTTCGGCGACCTGCTCACCCTGCGCGGCGCCCAGTTCATCGGCGCTGGCTACGATATTCCCCATATCCGCGGTCTGGGCCGAACGGTCTGCACCAACCATGCCTGGGGCTCGGCGTTCCGGGCCTACGGTTCACCGCAGTCGGAGTTTGCCTCCGAGGTGCTGATGGACGAACTGGCCGAAAAGCTGGGCATGGACCCGCTCGAGTTGCGCTACAAGAACGTCTATCGCCCCGGTGCCACCACGCCCACCGGTCAGGTGCCGGAAGTGATGAGCCTGCCCCACCTACTCGACGTCCTGCGGCCCAAATACGAGGCGGCCAAGGCCCAGGCCAAAGCGGCGTCGACCGCCGCGGTCAAACGGGGTGTCGGCATCTCGCTGGGGGTCTATGGCAGCGGTCTTGACGGTCCGGACAGCGCTGAGGTGGATGCGGAACTGAATGGTGATGGCACGGTCACCGTCTTCGCCACCTGGCAAGATCACGGGCAGGGCGCCGACATGGGCGTCCTGGCCACGGCTCACGAGGCGTTGCGCCCGCTCGACCTGGCCCCGGAAAAGATCAACCTGGTGCTCAACGACACCAGCCGCTGCCCGAACGGCGGACCGTCCGGCGGCAGCCGTTCCCAGGTGGTGATCGGCCGCGCCATCAAGGCCGCCTGCGACCTGCTGGTAGCCGGCATGGCCAAAGGAAACGGGTACCGCAGCTATGACGAAATGGTGGCGGACAAGATCCCCACCAAGTACCGCGGCACCTGGACGGCACCGGCCACCGCCTGCGACGAGAACGGGCAGGGCAGTCCCTTCGCCTGTTATATGTACGGTGTCTTCATGGCGGAAGTGGCGGTGGAGATGGCCACCGGCAAGACCACCGTGGAGAAGATGACGCTGGTGGCCGATATCGGCAAGATCGCCAACAAGCTGTTGGTGGACGGACAGATGTACGGCGGCCTGGCCCAGGGCATCGGCCTGGCGCTTAGCGAGGATTACGAGGATATTAAAAAGCACTCGACCATGCGCGGCGCCGGCTTTCCGTACATCAAGCAGATCCCGGATGACATGGAGCTGCACTATGTGGAGGAGAGCCGACCGGAAGGCCCGTTCGGCGCCTCCGGCGTCGGCGAGTTGCCGCTGACCTGTCCCCATGCGGCAATCATCAATGGTATCTACCACGCTTGTGGGGTGCGTATCACCCAGTTGCCTGCCCTGCCTGAGAAGGTGCTGGCCGGTTTGAACCGTTAA
- a CDS encoding pyridine nucleotide-disulfide oxidoreductase/dicluster-binding protein, whose translation MEQSELRAWESRCIQEEPPGCRAGCPIGVDARAFVLAMGRDDLRGARAILDKTMPLAGVTARLCEAPCERFCKRQTIGGPLAIGRLERFCAGATEAVGKILRLPARTKRVSVVGGAPSGLTVAFDLAKKGYPVTVLHGPDGPGGWLRHLPETVLPGAVLAGEVERLRTLGVLFQESADPTAWVTGDIPGDAWYVGGDDPLAAPLARRLGDVDPRTRAFACVGWFGGGLTPLSAPYRFITACAEGREAAVSVDRYLQGASLTASRVEPRHGHTALFTNIDGIAPVERLEPAAGAGYDRSEALREARRCLDCQCLECVRHCVYLQEFKGYPKTYARQVYNNSAIVKGTHLANRLINSCSLCGQCTILCPHDFSMAELCHQARQVMVREGRMPPSAHWFALEEMASVRDASLACHAVGTTRSRYLFFPGCQLVGIRPEQSLALYDLLREMETETGLWFDCCGAPARWSGRAAEAGDQGNRLLRVWEEMGRPQVVTACSSCLQLFREHLAQIPVDSVWNLLAGRCWPPDRSHALSATPLALSDPCTSRHDTVTRGSVRSLLQGIDQVLAPLAMSGALTECCGFGGLMENANPALARRVCEERVAQSPAPFLTYCAMCRDQLARTGKPTYHLLDLLMPKTARDPAETPASPSQRRVNRRQFVDRIRAARGDGPAEEAEPWHRVRLLLFDGASALLEQRRILEDDLRQVLWQAVQQRNGFMHGSDGRQLASATIGPVTFWVEYFVEEGACRVLRAWSHRMRIAGRKG comes from the coding sequence ATGGAGCAGAGTGAACTGCGGGCTTGGGAATCCCGCTGCATACAAGAAGAGCCGCCCGGCTGCCGGGCCGGCTGCCCGATCGGCGTCGATGCCCGCGCCTTTGTCTTGGCCATGGGCCGTGACGATCTGCGCGGCGCCCGGGCGATACTGGACAAGACCATGCCGTTGGCCGGCGTCACCGCCCGCCTCTGCGAAGCACCGTGTGAGCGCTTCTGCAAGCGGCAAACGATCGGTGGGCCGCTGGCGATCGGGAGGCTGGAGCGGTTCTGCGCCGGCGCCACCGAGGCGGTCGGAAAGATCCTGCGGTTGCCGGCACGAACAAAGCGGGTGAGTGTCGTCGGGGGGGCGCCGAGCGGCCTGACGGTCGCTTTCGATCTGGCAAAGAAGGGCTACCCGGTGACCGTTCTGCATGGGCCCGACGGTCCGGGCGGTTGGCTGCGGCATCTGCCCGAAACGGTTCTGCCCGGAGCGGTTCTGGCCGGGGAGGTCGAGCGGTTGCGCACCTTGGGGGTCTTATTCCAGGAGAGTGCCGATCCGACCGCCTGGGTCACCGGGGATATCCCCGGTGATGCCTGGTATGTCGGCGGTGACGACCCTCTGGCGGCTCCGCTTGCTCGGCGCCTCGGTGACGTGGATCCCCGGACCCGGGCCTTTGCGTGCGTCGGTTGGTTCGGCGGCGGGCTCACCCCCCTGTCCGCTCCCTACCGGTTTATCACCGCCTGCGCCGAGGGCAGGGAAGCGGCCGTTTCCGTTGATCGCTATCTGCAAGGCGCGTCGTTGACCGCCAGTCGGGTCGAACCGCGTCACGGTCATACGGCCCTCTTCACCAACATCGACGGCATCGCCCCGGTAGAGCGATTGGAGCCTGCCGCTGGCGCCGGCTATGATCGGTCCGAGGCGTTGCGTGAGGCCCGGCGCTGTCTGGACTGTCAGTGTCTCGAGTGTGTCCGCCACTGTGTCTATCTCCAGGAATTCAAGGGGTACCCGAAGACCTATGCGCGCCAGGTGTACAACAACTCGGCTATCGTCAAGGGCACTCATCTGGCCAACCGGTTGATCAATTCCTGCTCCCTGTGCGGGCAATGCACCATCTTGTGTCCCCACGATTTTTCCATGGCCGAGCTCTGTCACCAGGCCCGTCAGGTCATGGTGCGCGAGGGGCGGATGCCGCCGTCCGCGCACTGGTTCGCCTTGGAGGAGATGGCCTCGGTGCGCGACGCCTCTCTTGCTTGCCATGCCGTCGGCACCACACGAAGCCGGTACCTCTTTTTTCCCGGCTGCCAGTTGGTCGGAATCCGGCCCGAGCAGAGTCTGGCGCTTTACGACCTGCTGCGGGAGATGGAGACGGAGACGGGGCTCTGGTTCGACTGCTGCGGCGCCCCGGCCCGGTGGTCGGGCCGCGCCGCCGAGGCAGGCGATCAGGGCAATCGGTTGCTACGGGTCTGGGAGGAGATGGGGCGGCCGCAGGTCGTGACCGCCTGTTCCAGTTGCCTGCAGTTGTTTCGCGAGCATCTCGCCCAGATTCCCGTCGACTCGGTCTGGAACCTGCTGGCCGGGAGATGTTGGCCGCCCGACAGGAGCCATGCGCTGAGTGCCACCCCCCTGGCGCTGTCCGATCCGTGCACATCGCGCCACGACACGGTAACGCGTGGCAGCGTCCGATCCTTGCTGCAGGGCATCGACCAAGTGCTGGCACCGCTGGCCATGTCCGGCGCCTTGACCGAATGCTGCGGCTTCGGCGGCCTCATGGAAAACGCCAATCCTGCCCTGGCCCGCCGCGTCTGCGAGGAGCGGGTCGCCCAGTCGCCGGCGCCGTTTCTCACCTATTGCGCCATGTGCCGGGATCAGCTGGCTCGGACCGGCAAGCCGACCTATCATCTGCTCGACCTGTTGATGCCGAAAACGGCCCGAGACCCGGCTGAAACGCCTGCTTCTCCGTCACAGCGGCGGGTCAACCGGCGGCAGTTCGTGGATCGGATTCGAGCTGCTCGTGGGGACGGCCCGGCTGAAGAGGCCGAACCCTGGCATCGGGTCCGGTTACTCCTGTTCGATGGAGCCTCCGCGCTCCTGGAACAGCGCCGTATCCTCGAGGATGACCTGCGCCAGGTATTGTGGCAGGCGGTGCAACAGCGCAACGGTTTCATGCATGGCAGCGACGGACGCCAACTGGCGTCGGCCACGATCGGACCGGTGACGTTCTGGGTCGAGTATTTTGTGGAGGAGGGGGCCTGTCGGGTCCTCCGTGCCTGGAGTCATCGGATGCGCATCGCCGGGAGGAAGGGATGA
- a CDS encoding DVU_1557 family redox protein codes for MSLSFLPEDMNWLCESCRQPLQPGPVELHYLGSVFTVELPVCPSCSRVLIMEELACGRMLEVEQLLEDK; via the coding sequence ATGAGTCTGAGTTTTCTGCCTGAGGACATGAACTGGCTATGCGAGTCCTGTCGCCAGCCGCTGCAGCCCGGTCCGGTGGAACTGCACTATTTGGGCAGTGTGTTCACGGTGGAACTGCCGGTGTGCCCGTCCTGCTCCCGGGTTCTGATCATGGAGGAGCTTGCCTGCGGCCGGATGTTGGAAGTGGAACAGTTACTCGAGGATAAATGA
- the trsM gene encoding DVU_1556 family methyltransferase, with protein sequence MKPLHLSAPVRQGLGSCLRPGGLVLTERMLALVRLPINPVVLDAGCGPGATLHVLSESGVARTIGIDADASLLAEAGPGRRRVAQADLAHLPLADGCVDLIVCECAWNLTERCRVMDEFARVARAGAFLCLSDIYYRRQAPGGTGWPLPSCLSFASDLPTVRALVSGAGFMIERVEDHSQLLTQSAAEFVFAHGSLHGFWTAVTGDPALAAQACAATAAHRPGLFLIIARRHGGP encoded by the coding sequence ATGAAGCCGCTGCACCTTTCTGCCCCGGTGCGCCAGGGACTCGGAAGCTGCCTGCGACCCGGAGGCTTGGTCTTGACTGAACGGATGCTCGCTCTGGTTCGGCTGCCGATCAACCCGGTCGTGCTCGATGCCGGCTGCGGTCCCGGGGCAACGCTGCACGTTCTGAGCGAGAGCGGGGTCGCCCGGACCATCGGCATCGATGCCGATGCCTCTTTGCTGGCCGAGGCAGGACCAGGTCGAAGGCGGGTAGCGCAGGCCGATCTGGCCCATCTGCCCCTGGCCGATGGGTGCGTTGATCTAATCGTCTGCGAGTGTGCCTGGAATCTCACCGAACGGTGCCGGGTCATGGACGAATTCGCCCGGGTGGCCCGCGCCGGCGCCTTCCTGTGCCTGAGCGATATCTACTATCGACGGCAGGCGCCGGGCGGGACAGGCTGGCCGCTGCCCAGCTGCCTGAGCTTCGCCTCCGATCTACCGACCGTCCGGGCGCTGGTGAGCGGGGCCGGGTTTATGATCGAGCGGGTCGAGGATCATTCGCAGCTGCTCACCCAAAGTGCGGCAGAGTTCGTGTTTGCGCACGGCTCGCTGCATGGCTTCTGGACGGCGGTGACCGGGGACCCGGCCCTGGCCGCACAGGCCTGTGCGGCGACGGCCGCCCACCGCCCCGGGCTGTTTCTGATCATTGCGAGGCGACACGGAGGACCATGA
- a CDS encoding DVU_1555 family C-GCAxxG-C-C protein has translation MNQYDVEIMRLAGQGFCCSQIVMHLALDLQGTGNPGLIRALNGLCHGFGSEQGVCGALLGAVCLLGYHAGKGTAEQAVDERLLLMRSELAAWFEQEANSRFGGITCNHIAPEVKPRPGVCGALVAECFSQTLTLLLNHGFEPTAPADL, from the coding sequence ATGAACCAATACGATGTGGAGATCATGCGGTTGGCTGGCCAGGGGTTCTGTTGCAGCCAGATTGTCATGCACCTGGCCCTGGATCTGCAGGGGACCGGCAACCCCGGGCTGATTCGGGCCCTGAACGGCCTCTGCCATGGCTTCGGGTCCGAGCAGGGCGTCTGTGGTGCGCTGCTCGGTGCCGTCTGTCTGCTCGGTTACCACGCCGGCAAGGGGACGGCCGAGCAGGCGGTCGATGAGCGACTGCTTCTGATGCGCTCCGAACTGGCCGCCTGGTTCGAACAGGAGGCAAACAGCCGTTTCGGCGGCATCACCTGCAATCATATCGCGCCGGAGGTCAAACCCCGACCCGGGGTCTGCGGTGCCCTGGTGGCCGAGTGTTTCAGTCAGACCCTGACGCTTTTGCTGAACCATGGCTTCGAACCGACTGCCCCCGCCGACCTCTGA
- the trsS gene encoding radical SAM (seleno)protein TrsS has product MASNRLPPPTSELLGTVESLCPICLKRVSGQYRQVGEQVLLEKACPQHGSFAAVVWRGEPDFRSWLRPKIPWRGGSRRPVERGCPLDCGLCENHGQRTCTVLVEITSRCNLGCPVCFADSGSTAVDPGIDELQRLFVRVMEQTGGCNLQLSGGEPTVRDDLAEVVRRAVRAGFEFVQLNTNGLRFVEDPELAHRLKDAGLSSVFLQFDGVTEHPYTLLRGRPLYELKCRAVDALASAGLGIVLVPTISRKANLDQLFALVGFGVARLPQVRGVHFQPLSLFGRYPAVLQGDHVTLPELMRGLVEQSGGRLAVADFHPPGCEHALCSFSARYLVHEDHGLQRLGSGSCDCRPLPAAQGAATAIAVTARQWTGVTDPDVAASAPRDDLDRFLGRARSHTFSISAMAFQDAWTLSLERLRGCCIHVAQPDGRLVPFCSYNLTAADGTSLHRTR; this is encoded by the coding sequence ATGGCTTCGAACCGACTGCCCCCGCCGACCTCTGAGCTGCTCGGCACCGTCGAGAGTCTCTGTCCGATCTGCCTGAAACGGGTGTCCGGTCAGTATCGACAGGTGGGCGAGCAGGTGTTGCTGGAAAAAGCGTGTCCGCAGCACGGCTCCTTCGCCGCCGTCGTCTGGCGCGGCGAGCCGGATTTTCGTTCCTGGCTGCGCCCGAAGATACCGTGGCGCGGCGGATCTCGGCGACCAGTCGAGCGGGGATGTCCCCTGGACTGCGGGCTATGCGAGAATCACGGGCAGCGGACCTGTACCGTACTGGTGGAGATCACCTCGCGCTGCAACCTCGGCTGTCCGGTCTGTTTCGCCGACAGCGGCAGCACGGCCGTTGATCCCGGCATCGATGAGCTGCAACGGCTATTCGTCCGGGTCATGGAGCAGACCGGCGGCTGCAACCTGCAATTGTCCGGCGGGGAGCCCACCGTCCGTGACGACCTGGCCGAAGTGGTGCGGCGGGCCGTGCGGGCCGGGTTCGAGTTTGTCCAGCTCAACACCAACGGGCTGCGTTTCGTTGAAGATCCGGAGTTGGCCCACCGCCTCAAGGATGCCGGTCTCTCGTCCGTCTTCCTGCAATTTGATGGTGTCACCGAACACCCGTATACCCTGCTCCGGGGGCGGCCGCTCTATGAGCTGAAATGCCGGGCCGTCGACGCCTTGGCCTCGGCGGGGCTGGGGATTGTCCTGGTGCCGACGATCAGCCGGAAGGCCAATCTCGATCAGTTGTTCGCCCTGGTCGGCTTCGGGGTGGCGCGCCTGCCCCAGGTTCGCGGCGTCCATTTTCAACCGCTCAGTCTGTTCGGCCGTTATCCGGCGGTCCTCCAGGGCGACCATGTGACCCTGCCGGAGCTGATGCGCGGCCTGGTCGAGCAGAGCGGCGGCAGGCTGGCTGTTGCCGATTTTCACCCTCCCGGTTGCGAGCATGCCCTCTGTTCGTTTTCCGCCCGTTACCTGGTCCACGAAGACCATGGTCTGCAGCGTCTCGGCAGCGGTTCATGCGATTGCCGGCCGCTGCCGGCGGCTCAGGGTGCGGCAACCGCCATCGCGGTAACGGCCCGGCAGTGGACCGGTGTGACCGACCCGGACGTTGCCGCGTCGGCGCCTCGTGATGATCTTGATCGATTTTTAGGGCGCGCCCGTTCGCACACCTTCTCCATCTCGGCCATGGCCTTCCAGGATGCGTGGACCCTGAGTCTGGAACGGTTGCGGGGGTGCTGCATCCATGTCGCCCAGCCGGATGGTCGCCTGGTTCCCTTTTGCAGTTACAATCTGACCGCTGCCGACGGCACGAGCCTGCACCGCACCAGATGA
- a CDS encoding DVU_1553 family AMP-dependent CoA ligase, producing MSAAAGKSLVGPTGATSVTPVDELTARQFSLATPLTRQALERVQLQVLQATIAGAVKHSPFYRTHLSSLTPATFTSLEDLQNLPLLDADQVRAAGESLLCVSRSRVARVVTLQTSGSTGLPKRLAFSAADLERTLAFFRHGMQVLVSSADRVLVLLPWELPDSVGDLLLRALRRDGLYAIGHWPPYPFRAAAELLRRDRITCAVGLPQHLLALATVAGPTRLRSVLLCSDYAAPSVRRRIELLAGCATFLHYGTTESGLGGGVECYCHDGCHLREADLLVEIIDPDNGRPVADGHYGEIVLTTLGRQAMPLIRYRTGDGARLSRETCRCGGVTARLYDISGRLGGVTLADGTALSSCELDDLLFDIPDLLDYRITLEAASRDRLRLDYLAHGPAAGIEKRIVACLQAIPAIQRSCDAGSLSLGPIQRVPEMTAHHTVKRTILDLRPSGDSHALTAVQNRTELEI from the coding sequence ATGAGCGCTGCTGCCGGAAAGAGCCTGGTGGGACCGACAGGGGCGACATCGGTGACGCCGGTGGACGAGTTGACCGCCCGGCAATTCTCGCTTGCAACACCGTTGACCCGGCAAGCGCTGGAACGGGTCCAACTCCAGGTCCTGCAGGCAACGATTGCCGGAGCCGTGAAGCACAGCCCGTTTTATCGGACCCATCTGTCATCTCTCACTCCCGCCACCTTCACCTCCCTCGAGGACCTGCAGAACCTGCCGCTGCTTGATGCGGACCAGGTCCGTGCGGCCGGGGAGAGTCTGCTCTGTGTGTCCAGGAGCCGGGTGGCCCGCGTGGTGACGTTGCAGACCTCGGGCAGTACCGGCCTGCCGAAACGTCTCGCTTTTTCTGCCGCCGACCTGGAACGGACGCTGGCTTTTTTCAGGCACGGCATGCAGGTGCTGGTCTCTTCTGCAGACCGGGTCCTGGTGCTGTTGCCCTGGGAACTGCCCGACTCGGTCGGTGACCTGCTGCTGCGGGCCTTGCGGCGGGACGGCTTGTACGCTATCGGTCACTGGCCACCATACCCATTTAGGGCGGCAGCGGAGCTGCTGCGTCGTGATCGGATCACCTGTGCCGTCGGCTTGCCCCAACATCTGCTCGCTCTGGCAACCGTTGCTGGTCCTACGCGGTTGCGCAGCGTGCTGCTCTGCTCTGATTACGCCGCCCCATCGGTGCGGCGGCGGATCGAGCTGCTGGCCGGGTGTGCGACGTTTCTCCACTACGGCACCACTGAGTCTGGCCTGGGCGGCGGAGTTGAATGTTATTGCCATGACGGTTGCCATCTCCGGGAAGCCGATCTCCTCGTGGAGATCATCGATCCGGACAACGGCAGACCGGTTGCTGACGGTCACTACGGCGAGATTGTGCTGACCACGCTTGGTCGGCAGGCCATGCCGCTGATCCGTTACCGGACCGGAGACGGTGCCCGGCTGAGCCGCGAGACCTGCCGCTGTGGCGGCGTTACCGCACGGCTCTACGATATCTCGGGTCGTCTGGGGGGGGTGACGCTGGCCGACGGCACTGCCCTCAGCAGCTGTGAACTGGACGATCTGCTGTTTGACATCCCTGATCTGCTCGATTACCGTATAACGCTTGAAGCGGCCTCCCGGGATCGTCTGCGGCTCGACTACCTGGCTCATGGCCCGGCGGCGGGGATCGAAAAGCGCATCGTCGCCTGCCTGCAGGCCATACCGGCGATACAACGAAGCTGCGACGCCGGGTCGTTGAGTCTCGGCCCGATCCAACGGGTGCCCGAGATGACCGCTCATCATACGGTTAAACGAACGATTCTCGATCTCCGTCCATCAGGTGATTCCCATGCGCTCACTGCTGTCCAAAATAGGACAGAGTTGGAAATTTAA
- a CDS encoding IS4 family transposase produces the protein MIKVASLFSQLLHHFPRTEFAHLVAKHQAERKAKGFTCWTQLVAMLFCHLARADSLREICGGLACCQGKLRHLGIGKAPNKSTLSYANKHRPAELFEELFWTMMQRFRQSGGLSGRKRKFRFKNKLLSLDSTTISLCLNLFPWAQFRRAKGGVKVHVLLDHDDYMPSYALITAAKRHDRTVAKHLMLKPGSIVAFDRAYNDYSLFSSWTDAGVFFVTRQKDNAVYQVVDDKTVPQNRSIVADQVIKLTGPRAEERCPHLLRRIVVWDDQNQREIVLLTNHLDFGASTIAAIYKDRWEIEIFFKTLKQHLKVKTFIGTSENALRIQIWTALIVLLLLKYLHHLSRFGWSMSNLATMLRMNLFTYRDLMAWLHDPHGQPPVPPVIQLRLPGFGQAVAR, from the coding sequence ATGATAAAGGTAGCGAGTTTGTTTAGTCAACTGCTTCATCATTTTCCCCGCACTGAATTTGCTCACCTGGTTGCCAAACACCAGGCTGAACGCAAGGCCAAAGGGTTTACCTGTTGGACGCAGCTGGTGGCGATGCTGTTCTGCCACTTGGCTCGTGCCGATTCGCTCCGGGAGATCTGTGGCGGCCTCGCTTGCTGCCAGGGGAAACTCAGACACCTCGGTATCGGAAAGGCTCCCAACAAATCCACACTCTCCTATGCCAACAAGCATCGCCCGGCAGAACTATTTGAAGAACTCTTCTGGACCATGATGCAGCGCTTCCGGCAATCCGGCGGGCTAAGCGGCCGGAAGCGGAAATTCCGCTTCAAGAACAAGTTGCTCAGCCTCGACTCGACAACCATCTCCCTGTGCCTCAATCTTTTTCCCTGGGCTCAATTCCGTCGAGCTAAAGGCGGCGTTAAGGTCCATGTCCTGCTCGATCACGACGATTACATGCCATCCTACGCCTTGATCACCGCAGCCAAACGGCATGATCGCACCGTTGCCAAGCATCTCATGCTCAAGCCCGGCTCCATCGTGGCCTTTGATCGTGCCTATAACGATTACTCCCTGTTTTCCTCGTGGACCGATGCTGGAGTGTTTTTCGTCACCCGGCAGAAAGACAATGCCGTCTACCAGGTGGTTGACGATAAAACGGTTCCGCAAAACCGTTCGATCGTGGCTGATCAGGTCATCAAACTGACCGGTCCCCGGGCTGAAGAACGTTGCCCGCACCTGCTTCGTCGCATCGTTGTCTGGGACGACCAGAACCAGCGGGAGATCGTCCTGCTCACCAATCATCTGGATTTTGGCGCCAGCACCATCGCCGCCATCTACAAGGACCGCTGGGAGATCGAGATCTTTTTCAAAACGCTCAAGCAGCATCTCAAGGTGAAGACCTTTATCGGCACCAGCGAGAATGCCTTGCGTATCCAGATTTGGACAGCCTTGATTGTTTTGCTCCTGCTCAAGTATCTGCATCATCTCTCCCGGTTCGGCTGGTCAATGTCAAATCTGGCGACGATGCTGCGCATGAATCTCTTTACCTATCGTGATTTGATGGCATGGCTGCACGATCCCCATGGCCAACCGCCGGTGCCACCGGTAATCCAACTCAGGCTCCCCGGTTTTGGACAGGCGGTTGCCAGATGA